ACCCGCATGGATCCGGCGGTGACCATCGTGGCCAGGCCGCCGTGGTGGATCACCAGCGAGCAGGTCGGCAGGAGCTGATCGAGCGGGAAGTAGTCGACGAGCCGGACGTTGTCCGGCACCCGGGACACGTCGACCAGCTGCACGTCGTTCAACGTGGCGACGACGTCGATGTCCAGGTCGGCCAGGGCGTCGAGCAGCACCGAGACGTGGCTCCAGTCGGCCGCCATGTAGGCGCGGGTGGAGATGCCGAGGGAAACGGCGACCCGTGGACGCGGCACCGGGTAGAGCCAGTCCGGCATCGCGTTCTGCGTGACGTGCGGGATCCACCGTACCGGCAGCATCCGGGTCTGCACCGGCAGGTTGATCGCCGGCGGCATCGGGTTGATCGTCCACTGTCCGTACAACAGCTCGCGGTCGACGGTGACGCCGTACCGCTCGGCCATCGGCCGGACCGTCTCGATCAACGGGTTGTCCACCGGCGGCGCGCCGGGGACGGAGCTGAGCCGGGCGAAGGTGTCCAGCGACCAGCCGACGTAGTCGGGTCCGGTGTAGCGGGCGTGCCGCGCCCCCACGGTCTGCGCGGCGACCGCGGCCCCGGGCATGATCGGGTCCCAGATCACCAGGTCGGGCCGCCACTCGCGGAAGAAGGCGACCATGCCTTCCATCGCCGGCATCGGGGTGTCGGCCGACGCGCGGTACGGGATGAAGTCCCACATCGACGGGAGCAGGAACTGGCTGAAGGTGATCCAGGTCCCGATGTCCTGTGGTGGCACGTTCAACATGCCGGTGATCCGTCCGACGTCGGCCCGCTCGGTCGCCCACACGCCGCCCGGTCCCAACGGCGGCGGCATCGCCCCGGCGTCGCACATCGGCGTGAACGGCAGCCCCTGGGCGGTGACCGCCTCGCCGATGGCCGGGTGGGAGATCACGCAGACCTCGTGTCCGGCCGCGCGCAGCGCCCAGGCCAGCGGCACGACCGGGAACAGATGAGCGGGTGCTGGCCAGATGGCGAGGGCGACGCGCATGAGGGCTCCTTCGGCGGCGACGATCTATGGAGTGTTGCTCGCTAGTCAGTTTTGTCGGGCCTCGGCGACCGGGCACCTTCGACATTGCGCACCACCGGGCGGATCCGCGCGGCGCGCGCCGATCGCACCCGTACGGCGTGCGTCTGACGCCGCCCGCGTCTGACGCCGCCCGTACCCCGCACGGCGGAAGGTGCGCGCGCGGATCCGGCGCGACCACGATGATCGGCATGGCGAGCAGCGAAACCATCACCCTCTCAGCGGCCGACTACCTGCGGCTCATCGTGCACGGCACCACCGCCTACGAACTACTCCGTACGGCGCTGGAGTTCGACCTGTTCGAGAAGCTCGAGGCGGCAGGCGGCATGGAGCTGACGGAAGTGGCCGCCGCCATCGACGTCGAGCCGCAGCCGGCCCGGGTCCTGCTGCTCGGGCTCACCAGTATCCAGCTGCTGACACTGGTCGACGGCACGTACGCCAACACCGATCTGGTCCGGCGAAAGCTGCTGCGGTCGAGCCCTCGCTTCCTCGGACCACTCGTCGACATCCAGGAGGTCATCAACCCGAGCCTGGTCGACTTCGCCGAGTCGATGCGCAAGAACACCAACGTCGGGTTGCGGCACATCGACGGGCCGGGCACCACCTTGTACCAACGGCTGACCGTCCACCCCGAACTGCAGAAGGTCTTCTACGCCAACATGGGTGACGCCTCCCGCAAGGCCTTCGATCAGATCCTGGAGCGGTACGACTTCTCGCACGTACGGCACGCGATCGACATCGGCGGCGGCGACGGCTCGAACGCGGCGAAGCTCAGCGCCCGCTATCCGGATCTCACCGTCACGGTGTTCGACCAGCCGACGGTCACCGAGCTCGCCGCCGGGCGGCTGCCCGAGGCCGAGTCGGCGGTGCGGTTCCACCCCGGCGATCTGTTCGCCGACGCGCTGCCGCAGGGCGCGGACGCGATCCTCTACTTCCATATCTTCGAAATCTGGTCGCTGCCACGCAACACCGAGCTGCTGCGCAAATGCTACGACGCGCTGCCCGACGGCGGGGTGTGTCT
The sequence above is a segment of the Solwaraspora sp. WMMD406 genome. Coding sequences within it:
- a CDS encoding nucleotide disphospho-sugar-binding domain-containing protein: MRVALAIWPAPAHLFPVVPLAWALRAAGHEVCVISHPAIGEAVTAQGLPFTPMCDAGAMPPPLGPGGVWATERADVGRITGMLNVPPQDIGTWITFSQFLLPSMWDFIPYRASADTPMPAMEGMVAFFREWRPDLVIWDPIMPGAAVAAQTVGARHARYTGPDYVGWSLDTFARLSSVPGAPPVDNPLIETVRPMAERYGVTVDRELLYGQWTINPMPPAINLPVQTRMLPVRWIPHVTQNAMPDWLYPVPRPRVAVSLGISTRAYMAADWSHVSVLLDALADLDIDVVATLNDVQLVDVSRVPDNVRLVDYFPLDQLLPTCSLVIHHGGLATMVTAGSMRVPQLIVDFLDFEIGAQTSGEGTMLGSRYPLAPVTGGYVTGHGAGEVLDLSKPDVETIRAQVARVLADGAIRDGANRLYQDLALSPTPGEIVGMLERLVRPV
- a CDS encoding methyltransferase gives rise to the protein MASSETITLSAADYLRLIVHGTTAYELLRTALEFDLFEKLEAAGGMELTEVAAAIDVEPQPARVLLLGLTSIQLLTLVDGTYANTDLVRRKLLRSSPRFLGPLVDIQEVINPSLVDFAESMRKNTNVGLRHIDGPGTTLYQRLTVHPELQKVFYANMGDASRKAFDQILERYDFSHVRHAIDIGGGDGSNAAKLSARYPDLTVTVFDQPTVTELAAGRLPEAESAVRFHPGDLFADALPQGADAILYFHIFEIWSLPRNTELLRKCYDALPDGGVCLVYSFVSDDDGTGSMSAGLVSPYFLTLASGEGMAYSSRDMEQAVRDAGFRQVQRYAGLGFSHALIVGHK